The genomic segment CCTCCGAGTGTCCGACGCGCGCGTACGGGTAGACGCTCGCCCCCGAGAAGACGACGTGGTGGTGGACGTTGTCGTACTCGCGGAGCGAATCGCCCCGCACGTCCGCGAGGACGTTCTCGGCGGCGACCGCACCCTGCTCTTTGGCGACGTGCAGGATTGGCTCTCGCCCGTTCGCGTCGCCGACGACGTACACCCGGTCGTCGTCGCGCGCCTGCATCGTGTCGCGGACCCAGCCGTCCGACTCGGGGTCGACGCCCGTCTCCGCGAGGCCGAGGCCGTCTACCGCGGGCCGCCGTCCGGTGAACAGGAACAGTCGCTCGGCGTCGATTTCGTCCGCACCGTCCGGTCCCTCGACGTGCATCCGCACGCCGTCGTCGGTGGACTCGACCCGTCGCTCCCAAGTCTCGGTCCGTATCTCGACGCCGAACTCCTCGCGGTACAGCGACAGAATCTCCTCGCCGTACGCCGGGTCGGCTTGGTCGAGGGGACGTTCGTCGTGTTCGACGACGGTGAGGTCCACGCCCGCCTCCGCGAGGTAGGGGACGAGTTCGAGGCCGACGTAGCCGAACCCCATCACGACGCCCGAGTCCGGGAGGGCCGTCGCGTCCAACACGTCCGCGCTGGTCAGGTAGTCGACCCCGTCGATGCCGTCCACGTCGGGCACGTTCACCGACGACCCGGTGGCGACGACGACGTAGTCGGCGTCGACCCGTTCGTCGCCGATTCGGAGCGTTCCGTCGTCGACGAACCGCGCCCGTTCGTGGCGGAACTCGACGCCTCCGCGGCCGTCCATCCGGTGGACCGCCGCGCGTCGGTGCGAGGCGAAGTTCGACGTGTGTTCGTCCTTCGTCGCCACGACGGCGTCGAGGTCCATCTCCGGCGGGTCGCCGTCGAGACGGTGGTCGTGACGGGTCTGGTACCGGTGCGCGGCGGCCGACAGCACCTCCTTCGAGGGCATGCACCCGCGGAGGATGCAGAGGCCGCCGCCGGGCGTCCCGTCGTCGACGAGCGTGAGGCGGTCTATCTCGTCGCCGACGTGTTCGACGAGTCGTTCCGCGGCGGCGACGCCGGCGCTTCCGTAGGCGCCGACGATGACGACGTGTGTCATACTACCGTAGCGTACGGCGAGAAGAATAGGCGTTCGGGCGTCCACGTCCGACGCGGGCGTTCGAGCGACGGTCCGCGGGCGAGACTACCGCGAGATGGCGTCGGCGTCCTCTTCGACGACGGCGGCGACTTCCTCGGGCGTGACGACGGCCAGGTCGCCGTCGATGGTCCGCTTCAGCGACGCCGTCGCGGCGCCGTAGGCCAGCGACGAGGGCACGTCGCCGCCGTCGAGGCGGTTCGCGAGGAAACCGCCGACGAACGCGTCGCCCGTCCCGATGGCGTCGAACGTCTCGGCGGCGTAGACGCCCTGTTCGTACACCTCGCCGTCGTGGACCGCCACCGACCCCTCGTCGCTCAGCGTGACGATGGCCGTCTCGAAGTCGTACTCGTCGGCGAGTTCCCGCGCCACGTCCGCCGGGTCACCGCTCCGTCCGAGACAGGCCTCGATGTCGCGTTCGGCCCCGACGAGGACGTCGACGTGGGAGAACAGCGACTCGTACTTCTCGCCGGCTTCCTCGGGCGTCCACAGTTTCGACCGGTAGTTCAGGTCGAACGCGGTGGTCGTGTCGGCGTCCTGCGCCGTCTCCAGGAGCGACGCCGTCGTCTCCGCCAGCGTCGAAGAGAGCGCGGGGGTGATACCGCTGGTGTAGAACACCTCGGCGTTCCGAACCGCGCCGCGCGGCAGTTCGTCCGGTTTCGCCGTCGTGACGGCGGCGCCCGACCGGTCGTAGATGACGTTCGTTCCGCGCGGGTCGCCGCCGTGTTCGAGGTAGTACGTCCCCATCCGCGTCTCCCCGGAGTCGTCCCACGCGATGCCCGTCCGGACGCCGTGGCTCCGCAGTTCCGAGACGACGCGCCGACCGAGCGGCGAGTCCGGCAGTTTCGACAGCCAGACGGCGTCGCACCCCAGTCGCGCGGCGGCGACGGCGACGTTGCTCTCCGCGCCGCCCGCCTGCACGTCGAGTTCGCCGGTGCGTTCCAGTCGGTCGCCGCGCGGCGGCGAGAGGCGCAGCATCGTCTCCCCGAAGGTCACGATGTCGGTCATGGCTGCCCGTTCTTCGAGGCGGCATATAAGTCCGGCCGGTCCGCCATCGCCGCCGCTCACACCGGCGGCGGGCCGTCGTCACCCCGACTACTCCGACCGCCGGCCGCCGTGGCCGGGGTAGTCCCGTTCGAACCGGTCCGCTATCTCGTCGCGGTCGAACTCGACGACGACCGGTCGGCCGTGCGGGCAGGCGTACGGGTTCTCGCAGTCGTCGAGCGCCGACAGGAGGTCCACGACCGACCCCTCGGTCAGCGAGGTGTTGCCCGTCACCGACGGGTAACACGCGAGGTCCGCGAGGAGTTCGTCGGCGACGGCGTCCACCGTCTCGTGGCCGCCGTCCTCGCCCTCGGAGACGAACGCGGCGAGTACGTCCCGCAGGAGTTCGGGTCGGAGCGCTTCGGCGAACACGGCCGGGACGCTCCGCACCTCGACGGTCCGTTCGTCGGTCCGTCCCGCGTGAAAGCCCGTCTGCGCGAGAGCGTCGCGGTACTCCTCGAACAGGGCCGCCTCGCGCGCGGTGAGTTCCACCTCGACGGGGTCGGCCAGCGCCTGCGTCGTCACGTCGCCGGCTAACTCCGCCTGCAGACGCTCGTAGTTCACCCGTTCGTCGGCCGCGTGCTGGTCGACCAGCACCATCCCCTCGGCCGTCTCCGCGACGATGTACGTGTCCTGCAGTTGCCCGAGGACGCGCATCGACGGCAGCGTGTCGAACGCCGGCGAGAGCGTCGCCTCGTCGCCGCCGAGGTCGCGCTGAACCGTCGGCGCGCCGAGGCGTCGAGTCCCCTCGACCCGCGGCGCTCCGTCCGACGCCGACTCCGCCGACCCGTCGGTCACGTCGCCCAGCGACGACTGGGTTCGGTCGGCCGCCGCCGTCCCCGCGTCCCGCGCCGGTTCCGCACCCCGCGCGGTTCCCGCGTCCCCGGCCGTCCCCGAGTCACGGGTCGCGGACGGCCCCGGCGCGTCCGTCGTCGCTCGGTCCGCGTCGCCGTCGGCGGGGCCGCCGTCGTCGGCCGACTCCGCCTTCCCGCTCGGCGTCTCCGGTGCGCGCGAGGGGCGCGAACGCGTCCGGCCCGCCGAGACGGACCACGCCTCGTCGCTGGTCACGTCGCCCGAGGCGTCGTCCGCCGGACGGTCCGCCGCCGCGTCGTCGCCGTCTCCGGTCGTCTCCGTCGCCTCTCTCCTCTCTGCCGGCGACGCCCCCGTTCCTTCCGTCGCCTCCGTCGGCGACGACGACTCGGACGACGTTCGGCCCGTGGTCTCCGGTCCGCCGTCGTCTCCGCCGGCCGACCGGGACGGTTGCGGGCTGTGTCCCTTCCCGCCGCGGGCCTCCGTCGTCGGCGACTCGGGCGCGGGGTCCACCTCGTCGGGCGCGGAGCGACCGCGCGGGGCCGACGAGCGAATCAGCCCCTCGTCGAGGAGGGCCGACTCGACGGCGGACTCGACGGCGCGTTTCACGCCGCTCTCGTCGTCGAAGCGGACCTCCATCTTTCTGGGGTGGACGTTCACGTCGACGGCGTCCGGCGGCACCGCCACGAACAGGACGGCGAACGGGTAGCGGTCCGCGGCGAGTTGGCCGCCGTAGGCGTCGAGGACCGCCTCGCGGAGGACGCGCGCGGTCACGTAGCGGTCGTTGACGAACGTCGAGAGGTAGTCCCGCGCGCTCCGGGTCGTCTCGGGGTGGCTGACGAGGCCGGTGACCGACGCGACGGCCCCGGCGTCGGGTTCGTGGTCGACGCGGGTCATCGACTCCGCGACTTCCCGGCCGTACACCGAGAGCACCGTCGCTTCGAGACTGCCGCGGCCCTCGGTGGCGAACACCTCCCGGTCGTCGTGTTCTAAGGAGATTGCCACGTCGGGGTTGGCGAGGGCGTACTGCGTGACGACGGTGTTCACGTGGTCGAACTCCGTCGCCGTCGTCTTCAGGAACTTCCGGCGCGCCGGCGTGTTGAAGAACAGGTCGTCGACTTCGACGACGGTGCCCTCGGGACACCCCGCGGGGCGCACGTCGGTCACCTCGCCGCCCTCGACGCGGAGTTCCGTCCCCGCCTCGTCGCCGCCCCGCGGTTTCGACCGGACGGTGAGGCGCGAGACGGCCCCGATGGTGTGGAGCGCTTCGCCCCTGAACCCGAGGGTGCCGACGCCGGCCTCTAAGTCCTCGATGTCGGAAATCTTGCTCGTCGTGTGCTCGTCGACGGCCATCCGGACGGCGTCGCGGTCCATGCCGACGCCGTCGTCGCGGACGCGGACGCCCTCCGTGCCGCCGGCGTCGACGGCGACGGAGACGCGGTTCGCGTCGGCGTCGAGGCTGTTCTCCACGAGTTCCTTGACGACGGAGGCGGGTCGTTCGACCACCTCGCCCGCGGCTATCTGGCGTATCGTCCGGTCGTCGAGGGCGCGGATCGTCGGCCGGTCGCCGCCGCTCACTCCTCGTGCACCTCCCGCGCGTTGTTCACCGCCCTCCCCTGCGGGCCGCTCAGCCGTTGCTCGGCCCGCCCCGGCGGGAGCCACTCGTACTCGACGTGTTCGTGGCTCAGCGACACCGCCCGCTCGGTCACCCGCCCGTAGTAGTAGACGCCGAACCGCCCGTTGTCGTCGTCGTTCCGCCACGCGGTGGCGTGGATCGGGTGGCCGAGGTCGACCGCCAGTCCCGTCTCCTCGACTATCTCGCGCTGGACGCCCTCGGTGGCGTCCTCTTCGGCCCCGAGTCGGCCGCCGGGGAGTTCCCACCCTTCGTCCGTCGTCCGCTGTACGACGAGTACGTCACCGCTCGGCGCGAACAGCACGCCGCGGAGACTCACCGTCGCCCGGAGTGGTTTCTCAGTCATTGTCCAACAGTTGGCGTTGCGGCTCTTGTACCTTCGCCATGTTCCCGGCCCGACGCAGCCACGACGCGCGAACTGCGACCCCTCACTCCGAGACGCCACCGGAGCGTTTCACCCCGATATCGCCCGCAGTCATCGGATACTTGAACGCGTGTCCGATAGGGTGTGTAATGGCAGACGACCACGGTGGCCTCGAACACGTCCGCGACAACGTCGACGGCCATCCGATGGTGAGCCTCCTCTCGTACGCCCGAACGTACTGGGTCCGGCTGACGCTCGGCGTGGCCGCCGCCTTCCTCACCCG from the Halogeometricum rufum genome contains:
- the mutL gene encoding DNA mismatch repair endonuclease MutL, which codes for MSGGDRPTIRALDDRTIRQIAAGEVVERPASVVKELVENSLDADANRVSVAVDAGGTEGVRVRDDGVGMDRDAVRMAVDEHTTSKISDIEDLEAGVGTLGFRGEALHTIGAVSRLTVRSKPRGGDEAGTELRVEGGEVTDVRPAGCPEGTVVEVDDLFFNTPARRKFLKTTATEFDHVNTVVTQYALANPDVAISLEHDDREVFATEGRGSLEATVLSVYGREVAESMTRVDHEPDAGAVASVTGLVSHPETTRSARDYLSTFVNDRYVTARVLREAVLDAYGGQLAADRYPFAVLFVAVPPDAVDVNVHPRKMEVRFDDESGVKRAVESAVESALLDEGLIRSSAPRGRSAPDEVDPAPESPTTEARGGKGHSPQPSRSAGGDDGGPETTGRTSSESSSPTEATEGTGASPAERREATETTGDGDDAAADRPADDASGDVTSDEAWSVSAGRTRSRPSRAPETPSGKAESADDGGPADGDADRATTDAPGPSATRDSGTAGDAGTARGAEPARDAGTAAADRTQSSLGDVTDGSAESASDGAPRVEGTRRLGAPTVQRDLGGDEATLSPAFDTLPSMRVLGQLQDTYIVAETAEGMVLVDQHAADERVNYERLQAELAGDVTTQALADPVEVELTAREAALFEEYRDALAQTGFHAGRTDERTVEVRSVPAVFAEALRPELLRDVLAAFVSEGEDGGHETVDAVADELLADLACYPSVTGNTSLTEGSVVDLLSALDDCENPYACPHGRPVVVEFDRDEIADRFERDYPGHGGRRSE
- a CDS encoding dihydrolipoyl dehydrogenase family protein; this encodes MTHVVIVGAYGSAGVAAAERLVEHVGDEIDRLTLVDDGTPGGGLCILRGCMPSKEVLSAAAHRYQTRHDHRLDGDPPEMDLDAVVATKDEHTSNFASHRRAAVHRMDGRGGVEFRHERARFVDDGTLRIGDERVDADYVVVATGSSVNVPDVDGIDGVDYLTSADVLDATALPDSGVVMGFGYVGLELVPYLAEAGVDLTVVEHDERPLDQADPAYGEEILSLYREEFGVEIRTETWERRVESTDDGVRMHVEGPDGADEIDAERLFLFTGRRPAVDGLGLAETGVDPESDGWVRDTMQARDDDRVYVVGDANGREPILHVAKEQGAVAAENVLADVRGDSLREYDNVHHHVVFSGASVYPYARVGHSEASAEEAGLDSHVVHREASSDGVFKTKLTPRGRASLVVATDGTVLGYQGLHYHADVMAKTMQVVVEEEMDVRAIPDRAYHPTTPEILDGLLRAAAERLE
- the kdgK1 gene encoding bifunctional 2-dehydro-3-deoxygluconokinase/2-dehydro-3-deoxygalactonokinase — its product is MTDIVTFGETMLRLSPPRGDRLERTGELDVQAGGAESNVAVAAARLGCDAVWLSKLPDSPLGRRVVSELRSHGVRTGIAWDDSGETRMGTYYLEHGGDPRGTNVIYDRSGAAVTTAKPDELPRGAVRNAEVFYTSGITPALSSTLAETTASLLETAQDADTTTAFDLNYRSKLWTPEEAGEKYESLFSHVDVLVGAERDIEACLGRSGDPADVARELADEYDFETAIVTLSDEGSVAVHDGEVYEQGVYAAETFDAIGTGDAFVGGFLANRLDGGDVPSSLAYGAATASLKRTIDGDLAVVTPEEVAAVVEEDADAISR
- a CDS encoding NUDIX hydrolase, with protein sequence MTEKPLRATVSLRGVLFAPSGDVLVVQRTTDEGWELPGGRLGAEEDATEGVQREIVEETGLAVDLGHPIHATAWRNDDDNGRFGVYYYGRVTERAVSLSHEHVEYEWLPPGRAEQRLSGPQGRAVNNAREVHEE